One Coffea arabica cultivar ET-39 chromosome 5c, Coffea Arabica ET-39 HiFi, whole genome shotgun sequence DNA window includes the following coding sequences:
- the LOC140007795 gene encoding vacuolar cation/proton exchanger 3-like isoform X2, translated as MLTKMGSLEGRSVLELEDESLSSPRMISIKTSSLDAAPRRYFCDVEEISCRCILRRAFNSIRIVLLSDKLNILVLCGPLAILVDKLTSHHGWVFLLSLLGIIPLAERLGWATEQLAFFTGPTVGGLLNATFGNATELIISMYALRSGMIRVVQQSLLGSILSNMLLVLGCAFFGGGIVHSNKEQVFDKANAVMNSGLLLMAVMGLLFPAVLHFTRTELHFGKSELALSRFSSCVMLAAYGAYLFFQLTSQKNMYSPINEGESQDDSNSDDEEAPQISKWESISWLSILTIWISVLSEYLVNAIEGASVAMNIPVAFISVILLPIVGNAAEHAGAVMFAVKDKLDISLGVAIGSSTQISMFGIPFCVVVGWIMGRPMDLNFQLFETATLFMTVLVVAFMLQEGTSNYFKGLMLLLCYLIVAASFFVHIDPKSIQDKPKKT; from the exons ATGCTTACCAAA ATGGGATCTCTAGAGGGAAgatcggttcttgagcttgaggATGAGAGTCTCAGCAGCCCGAGGATGATTTCTATAAAGACATCTTCTCTTGATGCTGCTCCTCGCAGATATTTTTGTGATGTAGAAGAGATTAGTTGTAGATGTATACTTAGACGGGCATTCAACAGCATTAGAATTGTTCTCTTATCTGATAAGCTAAATATACTTGTCCTTTGTGGGCCTTTAGCAATACTGGTTGACAAATTGACAAGCCATCAT GGATGGGTATTCCTTTTGAGCTTACTAGGCATCATACCTCTGGCAGAGCGACTGGGTTGGGCGACAGA GCAGCTGGCTTTCTTCACCGGACCTACAG TGGGAGGTCTTCTAAATGCTACGTTTGGAAATGCAACGGAGCTAATAATATCAATGTATGCACTGAGAAGTGGCATGATACGCGTTGTTCAGCAGTCACTTTTGGGCTCAATTCTGTCAAATATGTTGCTTGTGCTCGGCTGTGCATTTTTTGGTGGTGGAATTGTTCATTCTAACAAGGAGCAAGTGTTTGACAAG GCAAATGCAGTGATGAATTCGGGGTTGCTCTTGATGGCAGTAATGGGCCTGTTGTTCCCAGCTGTCCTCCATTTCACACGAACTGAGTTACATTTTGGGAAGTCAGAGTTGGCCCTTTCAAGGTTTAGCAGCTGTGTTATGCTTGCTGCATATGGTGCTTATCTTTTTTTCCAGCTGACAAGCCAAAAGAACATGTATTCTCCAATTAATGAG GGAGAGAGTCAGGATGATAGCAATTCAGATGATGAAGAAGCCCCTCAGATTTCGAAATGGGAATCAATTAGCTGGCTATCAATTTTGACTATATGGATATCAGTCCTATCCGAGTACCTAGTTAATGCAATAGAG GGCGCATCTGTTGCAATGAATATTCCGGTGGCCTTTATAAGTGTCATCCTGCTTCCCATTGTTGGTAATGCAGCAGAACATGCAGGAGCTGTAATGTTTGCAGTAAAAGACAAACTT GACATCTCACTAGGAGTAGCCATAGGCTCCTCGACACAGATTTCCATGTTTGGG ATCCCCTTCTGTGTAGTAGTTGGGTGGATAATGGGGCGTCCTATGGATCTGAACTTTCAGCTGTTTGAGACAGCCACACTCTTTATGACTGTGCTTGTAGTAGCCTTCATGCTGCAG GAGGGAACATCTAATTACTTTAAAGGGTTGATGCTCCTTCTCTGCTATCTGATAGTTGCTGCAAGTTTCTTTGTGCATATAGACCCCAAATCCATAC AGGACAAACCCAAAAAGACATAA
- the LOC140007795 gene encoding vacuolar cation/proton exchanger 3-like isoform X1, protein MADQNSSMSGVNSHLEMGSLEGRSVLELEDESLSSPRMISIKTSSLDAAPRRYFCDVEEISCRCILRRAFNSIRIVLLSDKLNILVLCGPLAILVDKLTSHHGWVFLLSLLGIIPLAERLGWATEQLAFFTGPTVGGLLNATFGNATELIISMYALRSGMIRVVQQSLLGSILSNMLLVLGCAFFGGGIVHSNKEQVFDKANAVMNSGLLLMAVMGLLFPAVLHFTRTELHFGKSELALSRFSSCVMLAAYGAYLFFQLTSQKNMYSPINEGESQDDSNSDDEEAPQISKWESISWLSILTIWISVLSEYLVNAIEGASVAMNIPVAFISVILLPIVGNAAEHAGAVMFAVKDKLDISLGVAIGSSTQISMFGIPFCVVVGWIMGRPMDLNFQLFETATLFMTVLVVAFMLQEGTSNYFKGLMLLLCYLIVAASFFVHIDPKSIQDKPKKT, encoded by the exons ATGGCTGATCAGAACTCATCTATGTCAGGGGTCAATTCCCACCTTGAG ATGGGATCTCTAGAGGGAAgatcggttcttgagcttgaggATGAGAGTCTCAGCAGCCCGAGGATGATTTCTATAAAGACATCTTCTCTTGATGCTGCTCCTCGCAGATATTTTTGTGATGTAGAAGAGATTAGTTGTAGATGTATACTTAGACGGGCATTCAACAGCATTAGAATTGTTCTCTTATCTGATAAGCTAAATATACTTGTCCTTTGTGGGCCTTTAGCAATACTGGTTGACAAATTGACAAGCCATCAT GGATGGGTATTCCTTTTGAGCTTACTAGGCATCATACCTCTGGCAGAGCGACTGGGTTGGGCGACAGA GCAGCTGGCTTTCTTCACCGGACCTACAG TGGGAGGTCTTCTAAATGCTACGTTTGGAAATGCAACGGAGCTAATAATATCAATGTATGCACTGAGAAGTGGCATGATACGCGTTGTTCAGCAGTCACTTTTGGGCTCAATTCTGTCAAATATGTTGCTTGTGCTCGGCTGTGCATTTTTTGGTGGTGGAATTGTTCATTCTAACAAGGAGCAAGTGTTTGACAAG GCAAATGCAGTGATGAATTCGGGGTTGCTCTTGATGGCAGTAATGGGCCTGTTGTTCCCAGCTGTCCTCCATTTCACACGAACTGAGTTACATTTTGGGAAGTCAGAGTTGGCCCTTTCAAGGTTTAGCAGCTGTGTTATGCTTGCTGCATATGGTGCTTATCTTTTTTTCCAGCTGACAAGCCAAAAGAACATGTATTCTCCAATTAATGAG GGAGAGAGTCAGGATGATAGCAATTCAGATGATGAAGAAGCCCCTCAGATTTCGAAATGGGAATCAATTAGCTGGCTATCAATTTTGACTATATGGATATCAGTCCTATCCGAGTACCTAGTTAATGCAATAGAG GGCGCATCTGTTGCAATGAATATTCCGGTGGCCTTTATAAGTGTCATCCTGCTTCCCATTGTTGGTAATGCAGCAGAACATGCAGGAGCTGTAATGTTTGCAGTAAAAGACAAACTT GACATCTCACTAGGAGTAGCCATAGGCTCCTCGACACAGATTTCCATGTTTGGG ATCCCCTTCTGTGTAGTAGTTGGGTGGATAATGGGGCGTCCTATGGATCTGAACTTTCAGCTGTTTGAGACAGCCACACTCTTTATGACTGTGCTTGTAGTAGCCTTCATGCTGCAG GAGGGAACATCTAATTACTTTAAAGGGTTGATGCTCCTTCTCTGCTATCTGATAGTTGCTGCAAGTTTCTTTGTGCATATAGACCCCAAATCCATAC AGGACAAACCCAAAAAGACATAA
- the LOC140007547 gene encoding subtilisin-like protease SBT5.3 produces the protein MRTIASTLFLLPLLFSALISPSFATKKPYIVYLGSHSRDQNVEVSAVEYDRTRESHYSLLGSFLGSSEKAKDAIFYSYTRHINGFAAILDEAEAAEISKHRDVLSVFLSEQVKLYTTRSWGFLGLEQNGQIQPSWAQARFGEDTIIANIDSGVWPESESFSDEGYGPIPARWRGICQNENDSTFKCNRKLIGARYFSEGFFSMLTPNANRSVFNSPRDVAGHGTHTLSTAGGNFVAGANLFGLGNGTAKGGSPRARVAAYRACQSEGCQMADILAAFDMAIDDGVDVISMSVGGGIIPDYTRGIAIASLHAIKRGIVVVAAAGNDGPNPDTLDNDAPWQITVGASTMDRQFPSYLVLGNNLRIRGESFSDKVLPNNTFFPIVPARSVKAANASDPDADICKDGALDPTLAKGKILVCLRGGGIGRLDKGVTAAMAGAVGLVVADYQGLNEVISDAHVLPALEISYDGAEAVNAYINSTRNPTAYITPPTTELGIKPAPAVARFSGRGPAGVARDILKPDIIAPGVSVIAAYTEAHGPASDGHGFDKRRVPYFAQTGTSMACPHVAGVVGLLKTLHPDWSPAAIKSAIMTTASTQDNTGKPITVLDDQLHPKGTPFAYGAGLIRPSRAMDPGLVYDLTDQDYFTFLCSMGYNQSQFAFLVNASATCPPPIKLYNFNYPAIAVHNFNDSVTVTRTVKNVGSSPATYTVHVRNPAGLSVDVQPKTLAFATIGEQKSFNVTITATKAGAAREYVFGSFTWLDGKHSVRSHIAVKAFCTKCPPY, from the exons ATGAGAACTATTGCTTCAACCCTTTTCTTACTTCCCCTTCTTTTTTCAGCATTAATCAGTCCCTCTTTTGCTACAAAAAAg CCTTACATAGTCTACTTGGGATCTCATTCACGTGATCAAAATGTAGAAGTCTCAGCCGTTGAATATGATAGAACAAGAGAATCCCATTATTCGCTTCTTGGATCATTCTTGGGGAG CAGCGAAAAGGCAAAAGACGCAATTTTCTACTCTTATACAAGACATATTAATGGCTTTGCTGCAATACTTGATGAGGCAGAAGCTGCTGAGATATCAA AACATCGGGATGTTCTATCAGTTTTCTTGAGCGAACAAGTCAAATTATACACAACCAGGTCGTGGGGGTTTCTGGGGCTTGAGCAAAATGGCCAAATCCAGCCATCATGGGCTCAggcaagatttggtgaagacACCATCATTGCCAATATTGACTCTG GTGTCTGGCCAGAATCAGAAAGCTTCAGTGATGAAGGATACGGACCGATTCCAGCAAGGTGGAGAGgaatttgtcaaaatgagaatGATTCAACCTTTAAGTGCAATAG GAAACTCATCGGAGCAAGATACTTCAGCGAAGGATTTTTTAGCATGCTGACACCAAATGCAAATAGAAGTGTTTTTAACTCACCACGAGACGTTGCAGGCCATGGAACCCATACCTTATCCACAGCTGGTGGTAATTTTGTAGCCGGAGCAAATTTATTTGGGTTAGGAAATGGAACAGCAAAAGGTGGATCACCGAGAGCTCGAGTAGCAGCTTACAGGGCTTGCCAAAGTGAAGGCTGCCAAATGGCGGATATTTTGGCTGCTTTCGACATGGCTATCGACGATGGTGTCGATGTGATTTCAATGTCAGTTGGAGGGGGAATAATCCCTGATTATACTAGAGGCATTGCCATTGCCTCGCTTCATGCTATTAAGCGTGGCATTGTAGTTGTTGCTGCAGCCGGTAATGATGGTCCTAATCCTGATACACTAGACAATGATGCACCCTGGCAAATCACAGTTGGGGCAAGCACCATGGATCGACAGTTTCCTAGTTATCTTGTCCTTGGCAACAACTTGCGAATCAGa GGAGAAAGCTTCTCGGATAAAGTATTACCAAACAACACGTTCTTTCCAATTGTTCCTGCCAGATCTGTTAAAGCTGCCAATGCATCAGATCCAGACGC TGATATATGTAAGGATGGAGCACTGGATCCTACTCTAGCAAAGGGAAAGATCTTGGTTTGCCTACGAGGTGGGGGAATTGGAAGGCTGGACAAAGGCGTAACTGCTGCTATGGCTGGTGCTGTAGGATTGGTTGTTGCCGATTACCAGGGCTTGAATGAAGTTATCAGTGATGCTCATGTTCTTCCTGCTTTGGAAATCTCTTACGATGGTGCAGAAGCAGTTAACGCTTATATTAATTCCACGAG AAATCCTACTGCTTATATTACTCCCCCAACAACTGAACTGGGTATAAAGCCAGCACCAGCCGTGGCAAGGTTTTCAGGAAGGGGACCTGCCGGTGTCGCTCGAGACATCCTCAAG CCTGATATCATTGCACCCGGAGTAAGTGTGATTGCTGCTTACACTGAAGCACATGGGCCAGCATCTGATGGCCATGGTTTCGATAAGCGAAGAGTCCCCTATTTTGCACAAACAGGAACTTCGATGGCATGCCCTCATGTTGCTGGTGTTGTCGGCCTCCTCAAAACTCTCCATCCAGATTGGAGTCCGGCAGCAATCAAATCAGCTATTATGACCACTG CAAGCACTCAGGATAACACTGGAAAGCCAATTACAGTGTTAGATGATCAACTTCATCCAAAGGGCACACCTTTTGCCTACGGAGCAGGACTTATCCGTCCTAGCCGTGCTATGGATCCTGGATTGGTTTATGATCTAACAGACCAAGATTACTTCACCTTTCTATGTTCAATGGGCTATAATCAATCCCAATTTGCGTTCCTAGTAAACGCCTCAGCCACGTGCCCGCCACCAATTAAGCTCTACAACTTCAATTACCCTGCAATAGCTGTTCATAATTTTAATGATTCAGTCACAGTTACTAGGACCGTGAAGAATGTTGGTTCCTCCCCAGCAACTTACACCGTCCATGTTCGCAACCCTGCTGGATTATCGGTTGATGTTCAACCAAAAACACTTGCTTTTGCAACAATTGGTGAACAGAAAAGCTTTAATGTCACAATTACAGCTACAAAGGCTGGTGCAGCCAGAGAATATGTGTTTGGATCGTTTACATGGTTAGATGGGAAGCATTCTGTAAGAAGTCATATTGCAGTAAAGGCATTCTGTACGAAGTGTCCACCATATTGA